The Populus trichocarpa isolate Nisqually-1 chromosome 2, P.trichocarpa_v4.1, whole genome shotgun sequence genome has a window encoding:
- the LOC7480667 gene encoding 2-methyl-6-phytyl-1,4-hydroquinone methyltransferase, chloroplastic, with the protein MASSMLNGAENLTLIRGITPKGLGFGGSDLQGRHFSKVNVVASTRISKARTLTPMCSLSASRPASQPRFIQHKKEAFWFYRFLSIVYDHVINPGHWTEDMRDEALEPADLSDRNMLVVDVGGGTGFTTLGIVKHVDAKNVTILDQSPHQLAKAKQKEPLKDCKIIEGDAEDLPFRTDYADRYVSAGSIEYWPDPQRGIKEAYRVLKLGGKACLIGPVYPTFWLSRFFADAWMLFPKEEEYIEWFQKAGFKDVQLKRIGPKWYRGVRRHGLIMGCSVTGVKPASGDSPLQLGPKAEDVTEPVKPFVFLMRLILGAMAATYYVLVPIYMWLKDQIVPKGRPI; encoded by the exons ATGGCCTCCTCAATGCTCAATGGTGCTGAAAACCTCACTCTGATTAGAGGCATAACCCCTAAAGGGCTAGGCTTTGGGGGGTCTGATTTGCAAGGGAGGCACTTTTCTAAAGTGAATGTAGTCGCTAGTACTAGAATTTCAAAGGCAAGAACTTTGACACCCATGTGCAGTTTATCAGCCTCTAGGCCAGCTTCCCAGCCCAGATTTATCCAACACAAGAAAGAGGCCTTTTGGTTCTATAGGTTTCTCTCTATTGTGTACGACCATGTGATAAATCCTGGGCACTGGACCGAGGACATGAGAGATGAGGCACTTGAGCCTGCAGATCTCAGTGACAGGAATATGTTGGTGGTGGATGTTGGTGGTGGCACTGGTTTCACCACTTTGGGTATAGTTAAGCACGTGGATGCCAAAAATGTTACCATCCTTGATCAATCTCCACACCAACTTGCAAAGGCAAAGCAGAAAGAGCCTTTGAAGGATTGTAAGATTATTGAGGGCGATGCTGAGGATCTACCATTTCGTACTGATTATGCGGATAGATATGTGTCTGCTGGGAG TATTGAGTACTGGCCTGATCCACAACGGGGCATCAAGGAAGCATACAGGGTTTTGAAACTAGGGGGCAAAGCCTGCTTAATTGGTCCAGTGTACCCAACATTCTGGTTGTCTCGCTTCTTTGCTGATGCTTGGATGCTCTTCCCAAAGGAGGAAGAGTACATCGAATGGTTCCAGAAGGCTGGATTTAAGGATGTTCAACTGAAGAGGATTGGCCCAAAATGGTATCGTGGTGTTCGTAGGCATGGGCTGATCATGGGATGTTCTGTAACCGGTGTTAAACCTGCATCTGGAGATTCTCCTTTGCAG CTTGGTCCAAAGGCAGAGGACGTGACAGAGCCTGTAAAGCCATTCGTGTTCCTTATGCGCCTCATTTTGGGTGCCATGGCAGCAACGTACTATGTGTTGGTTCCCATTTATATGTGGCTCAAAGATCAAATTGTACCCAAAGGTAGACCAATCTAA